A window of the Plutella xylostella chromosome 11, ilPluXylo3.1, whole genome shotgun sequence genome harbors these coding sequences:
- the LOC119692622 gene encoding KRAB-A domain-containing protein 2-like, producing the protein MDLPLITPSPATFKEKFETQLSNYEQQHQGSQRKPWTNERILEVINNVQKARVSMISKQDRTSMDYYWISKYDTMVIASEDYLIFKRKSPDDPTVRIIPRSEYFSTLEGIHKACGHGGRDKMSHAIKSRYYIPRKAIDIFLALCPTCETKKALPKKGIVTKPIVSQDFNIRGQVDLMDFQSCPDGEYKWLLNYQDNATKFVSLRPLKTKRAQEVAMELMKIFMIFGAPYILQSDNGREFTAKVIEELTSMWPECKIVHGSPRHPQTQGSIERSNQDVENMLRAWMTDKNSTNWSIGCYHVQYKKNASFHRIIGRSPYKALFGCDPKAGLNDSAIPLSILSNVETEEQLQNLSQQEIISENNLVDSAIKPVNSEIVIEEQLTINVEVPDLIESDSNFNLQVQEQPSDNRAHTETEELENIEPNFTCVVCHNACTGAHTCRSCENNVHAICGLPDEEHEGYGSKVICFLCKSEQDIQSQRNEAYEGTKRAAEKMINNTAKKLPPLGIGETVIISVPKVDRGPLDTQNIRGKIVDFRNGVYRVGTKAGIMKNWFARHEMQFSSEDYIDDIPDIPISLREAVSRESLFGGQGFQKCICKPAQKQCRTKRCACFKKNMLCNSKCHNSLTCVNK; encoded by the exons ATGGATTTACCTTTAATTACCCCGTCACCGGCTACTTTCAAAGAGAAATTCGAGACGCAACTCTCGAATTACGAACAACAacatcaag GATCCCAAAGAAAGCCATGGACTAACGAAAGAATTTTAGAGGTTATAAACAATGTTCAAAAGGCTAGGGTGTCCATGATTTCGAAGCAAGACAGGACATCTATGGACTATTACTGGATATCAAAGTACGATACTATGGTTATAGCGAGCGaagattatttaatatttaaaaggaAATCTCCTGATGACCCGACGGTGCGTATTATACCTAGAAGCGAATATTTTAGCACATTGGAAGGCATCCATAAAGCATGCGGTCATGGTGGACGGGACAAAATGTCACATGCTATCAAGTCAAGATATTATATACCAAGAAAAGCAATAGACATATTCCTTGCTCTTTGTCCTACATGTGAAACGAAAAAAGCTTTACCCAAAAAAGGTATAGTAACAAAGCCAATTGTATCGCAGGATTTCAATATTCGAGGGCAGGTAGATTTGATGGATTTTCAGTCTTGTCCCGATGGCGAGTACAAGTGGTTATTGAATTACCAAGACAACGCTACAAAATTCGTTAGCCTTCGGCCGCTTAAAACTAAAAGAGCACAGGAGGTAGCAAtggaattaatgaaaatatttatgatttttggAGCACCTTACATCTTGCAATCTGATAACGGACGCGAATTTACGGCAAAGGTTATCGAAGAATTAACTTCCATGTGGCCTGAGTGTAAAATAGTTCATGGGAGCCCTAGGCATCCTCAGACACAGGGCAGTATAGAAAGAAGTAACCAGGACGTCGAAAATATGCTGAGGGCGTGGATGACTGACAAAAACTCGACAAATTGGTCTATAGGATGCTACCAtgttcaatataaaaaaaatgcttcaTTTCATCGCATTATTGGAAGATCTCCATACAAAGCTTTATTTGGTTGTGACCCCAAAGCTGGATTAAATGATTCAGCTATACCTCTTTCAATTCTAAGTAATGTTGAAACAGAAGAACAATTACAAAACCTCTCGCAGCAAGAAATCATTAGTGAAAACAATCTTGTCGATTCAGCTATAAAGCCTGTAAATTCAGAAATTGTAATTGAAGAACAGCTAACTATAAATGTTGAAGTTCCTGATCTAATTGAATCTGATTCAAATTTCAATTTACAAGTTCAAGAACAACCAAGTGACAACAGAGCCCATACTGAAACTGAGGAGTTAGAGAACATAGAGCCAAACTTTACTTGTGTTGTATGCCATAATGCTTGTACTGGGGCACATACGTGCAGGTCATGTGAAAATAATGTGCATGCTATTTGTGGATTACCGGATGAGGAACATGAAGGCTATGGTTCAAAGGTTATTTGTTTCTTATGTAAAAGTGAACAAGATATACAATCTCAACGAAATGAAGCTTATGAAGGAACAAAAAGAGCTGCTgagaaaatgataaataatacgGCAAAAAAACTACCACCACTGGGCATTGGTGAAACGGTGATTATTAGCGTTCCAAAAGTAGACCGTGGTCCTTTGGACACACAGAATATAAGAGGAAAAATTGTTGACTTCCGAAATGGCGTATACAGAGTAGGAACTAAAGCGGGAATCATGAAAAATTGGTTTGCACGTCATGAAATGCAATTTTCATCCGAAGATTATATTGATGATATTCCAGATATACCAATATCTTTAAGAGAAGCTGTGTCACGGGAATCTTTATTTGGAGGCCAGGGTTTTCAAAAATGTATTTGTAAACCAGCGCAAAAACAGTGCCGCACAAAACGGTGTGCCTGTTTTAAGAAAAATATGCTCTGCAATTCTAAATGCCACAACAGTTTGACCTgcgttaataaataa